A stretch of Episyrphus balteatus chromosome 2, idEpiBalt1.1, whole genome shotgun sequence DNA encodes these proteins:
- the LOC129910023 gene encoding uncharacterized protein LOC129910023 produces the protein MQRRDSFFGRKSMFTSSIKCLCLAILLVLLIFPLLSHEFGVKNDDDDDTGPREAVRAVRARAPKRFEFRKLVRVVPTDEEEEGEEEGNGGGAEDEEEDDDTDDEFKFERARKSDGSKAKSAQRTSVDEYGEDYVREKKAASKDSEKGFFSSLFGGLFGGNDKPVKAPPPPPVEKSNGIIDWIQSFSSSFKKVTPQPKPEPATSIDWMSYLNRWPFNSLFPIGKPEKKIALPRSEDSSGRYSSGAEPMSQDHFESLLHTVPGFVVNASHVSDIECKQQMQIFHRQLRGNKFWTLQMLDSTGKITSGLLRGNINQLGDFDMCTHAKTLVKVTSDISLRIRGKYCLAHIETQGKVDELKVPVHLAHGRGLWRSHLGNPSHFIPRYAIANWGVCIPNACSASVVQEMIETNLRPYNNTGVEFRVEVSENDCFVKSSRRLTKLFKKDDKFTFAVCYLASFWFIAAAAYVSENWAKVSNYLSGFLKSSKDETPEEPKTDEPEKEPEPSTEPEQEAEPEVEQDETSHHAIAKEIFHSFSPKRSLSELLSEDRLDMQFPIFHLLKILSTFMLYVCLKYMMIGHLPITNRDKLVRTVDQPFSVVFRSPMIYTDILLIISGFLSGYQLSEEMEYKTYIGVIKRVFAKVLRYLPTIYAVLFFQTWILPHLGSGPLWNKLIGQNARLCEHNMWRVLFGTQNAIDFEETCSPITIQLALELQLYMLGPLIVWLYYTDADAGFFAYGAFQAMSVAARFSRTNLEHLSAIMFHGMNVSKFYRTANILYSSPIARATPYLLGIGAGILHRYTDGNLEIPPGLTNIGWLTAIVSIGWCFWYPSSGMRSDFIYNSSEAASYASWSPLVLGLAIVWVVFMTPKKGFIFSTFLTSKPVIFLSRISFPMQLVSYTVVMYTIAGVKESNKYHISDLVNVIELATIVLCSIFLAFLVDVPFQNVRLIIIKKLFAEKPVQESDLHDEVDQSEEISEDVVEMISDSPVPTTETPEPPEDDHWNTVDSDEKEHEYVVRFNPHLVNGVGAAVETSISNSSPEPDTEEKSEPEEEIELEEEEEEEEIAEEDEVIRRPITPETESNPSPIPPAAPATPPTPTVETPSPIGYRRRRPTTKNDDE, from the exons ATGCAAAGAAGAGACAGTTTTTTCGGTCGCAAATCGATGTTTACATCATCGATTAAGTGCCTCTGTTTGGCGATTCTTttagttttgttaatttttccaCTTTTGTCGCATGAATTTGGTGTAAAaaatgatgacgacgatgataCAGGTCCTAGAGAGGCAGTTAGGGCTGTTCGAGCGAGAGCACCGAAAAGAttcgaatttcgaaaattgGTGCGAGTAGTTCCAactgatgaggaagaagaaggggaagaagaaggaaatggTGGGGGTGCTGAGGACGAAGAAGAGGATGACGATACAGATGACGAGTTTAAATTTGAGAGGGCTCGAAAGTCAGATGGAAGCAAAGCAAAATCTGCTCAGAGAACAAGTGTGGATGAATATGGAGAGGATTATGTGAGAGAAAAAAAGGCAGCCAGTAAGGACTCTGAAAAAGGATTCTTTTCCTCTCTATTTGGCGGGCTTTTTGGTGGAAATGATAAGCCTGTTAAGGCTCCACCTCCGCCACCTGTGGAAAAATCAAATGGCATTATCGATTGGATTCAATCGTTTAGCAGTAGTTTCAAAAAGGTTACCCCACAACCAAAACCAGAACCAGCTACTAGTATCGATTGGATGTCTTATCTTAATCGTTGGCCATTCAATTCACTATTTCCTATTGGAAAGCCCGAGAAAAAGATTGCCTTGCCAAGAAGTGAAGATTCGTCTGGTCGGTATTCTTCTGGAGCAGAGCCAATGAGTCAGGATCATTTTGAATCTCTGCTGCACACAGTGCCGGGATTTGTTGTGAACGCGTCACATGTTAGTGATATTGAATGCAAGCAACAGATGCAGATTTTTCATCGCCAATTACGCGGCAACAAGTTTTGGACATTGCAAA tgcttgattcaacTGGTAAAATCACTTCGGGATTGTTACGCGGAAATATCAATCAACTTGGTGATTTTGATATGTGCACTCATGCTAAAACTTTAGTCAAGGTTACATCTGATATATCGTTGAGGATTCGTGGAAAATATTGTTTGGCTCATATTGAAACTCAAGGGAAAGTTGATGAGCTTAAAGTACCAGTGCATTTGGCCCATGGAAGGGGTTTATGGCGGAGTCATTTGGGAAAT ccAAGTCACTTTATACCGAGATATGCTATCGCTAATTGGGGTGTGTGTATCCCAAATGCTTGCTCGGCCAGTGTTGTTCAGGAAATGATTGAAACGAATCTAAGACCGTACAATAATACTGGAGTTGAATTTCGTGTGGAGGTTTcggaaaatgattgttttgtgAAATCGAGCAGACGTCTTactaaattattcaaaaaggaTGATAAGTTTACTTTTGCTGT gtgCTATTTGGCTTCATTTTGGTTTATTGCAGCAGCAGCTTATGTATCCGAAAACTGGGCAAAAGTATCAAATTATCTCagtggatttttgaaatcatcaAAAGACGAAACACCCGAAGAACCCAAAACAGATGAACCAGAAAAAGAACCCGAGCCATCAACCGAACCCGAACAAGAAGCGGAACCAGAAGTAGAACAAGATGAAACATCTCACCACGCAATTGCAAAGGAAATATTTCATTCCTTCTCACCCAAACGATCATTATCTGAACTTTTATCAGAAGATCGTCTCGATATGCAATTTCCAATATTtcatcttttaaaaattctttcgaCTTTCATGCTATATGTCTGCTTGAAATATATGATGATTGGTCATTTGCCAATAACAAATCGCGATAAATTGGTCAGAACTGTCGATCAACCATTTAGTGTGGTCTTTCGATCGCCAATGATCTACACTGATATACTTTTAATTATAAGTGGATTTCTTTCGGGCTATCAATTGTCAGAAGAAATGGAATATAAAACATACATTGGAGTTATTAAAAGGGTTTTTGCGAAAGTTCTAAGATATTTACCAACGATTTATGCTGTActcttttttcaaacttggatACTTCCACATTTAGGTTCTGGTCCCTTATGGAATAAGCTAATTGGACAGAATGCAAGGCTTTGTGAACACAATATGTGGAGAGTTCTGTTTGGTACTCAAAATGCTATTGATTTTGAGGAGACC TGTTCTCCGATAACCATTCAATTGGCATTGGAACTGCAACTTTATATGCTTGGACCGTTAATAGTTTGGTTATATTATACCGACGCTGATGCCGGTTTCTTTGCTTATGGAGCTTTCCAAGCAATGTCAGTTGCTGCTAGATTCTCCAGAACCAATTTGGAACATCTTTCAGCGATTATGTTCCATGGAATGAA TGTCAGCAAATTCTACCGAACTGCCAATATCCTTTACTCATCACCCATTGCTCGAGCAACTCCATATCTTCTAGGAATTGGAGCTGGGATTTTACATCGTTACACCGACGGTAATCTAGAAATCCCTCCAGGACTCACCAATATCGGATGGCTAACAGCAATTGTTAGTATTGGATGGTGTTTTTGGTATCCTTCATCCGGAATGCGTTCAGATTTCATTTATAATTCGTCAGAAGCAGCTTCCTATGCTTCATGGTCACCATTAGTTCTTGGATTAGCGATTGTATGGGTCGTTTTCATGACACCCAAGAAgggatttattttttcaactttcctAACATCCAAACCAGTTATATTCCTAAGTCGAATTTCATTTCCAATGCAGCTTGTAAGCTACACTGTGGTTATGTACACTATTGCTGGGGTTAAAGAATCCAATAAGTATCACATTAGTGATTTG GTTAATGTCATAGAACTAGCAACTATCGTTTTGTGTTCAATTTTTCTAGCGTTCCTTGTTGATGTGCCTTTTCAAAATGTCCGATTGATCATTATCAAAAAGTTATTTGCTGAAAAACCAGTACAAGAATCTGATCTTCATGATGAAGTTGATCAGTCTGAAGAGATTTCTGAAGATGTTGTAGAAATGATTTCAGATAGTCCAGTACCAACAACAGAAACACCAGAGCCACCAGAAGATGATCATTGGAATACTGTTGACTCTGATGAGAAGGAACACGAATATGTTGTGAGGTTTAATCCACATTTGGTGAATGGAGTTGGAGCAGCTGTTGAAACAAGTATTAG TAACTCTTCACCTGAACCAGATACTGAAGAAAAATCTGAACCCGAAGAAGAAATCGAACTCGAGGAAGAAGAGGAAGAGGAGGAAATTGCCGAAGAAGATGAAGTCATCCGGAGACCTATTACTCCAGAAACCGAATCTAATCCATCACCAATACCTCCAGCTGCCCCAGCAACACCGCCAACACCCACAGTTGAAACACCATCACCAATTGGCTATCGAAGACGACGTCCAACGACTAAAAATGATGATGAATAA
- the LOC129910266 gene encoding uncharacterized protein LOC129910266 has protein sequence MMIYNNMYYFQANPQTVVQQQHSLPHPEEQYSEQSNNVQTPSISLLPPTSLPPPIPLAPPISHPPPNPPPIQQMYSLIQTNGRKVYGPPDDWVGPAPSSACELYIRRIPKTTSEHKILEPFLRFGKIYQFRVPIDFVQGIRGYAYVRYTTEEDACCAMEVLNHHFIEQGKTFDIVNSCEKCRLFVSNIPKHLTEEEIESELKTIFPAMQRIHSKGEVRGKDQNQGYVFVNFATHNDALEAKKRTCPGIIRLWGNDLKVVWANSESVDNTLSNKTLFVRNVDLKLNNRDLIDVIVKHVPRTTIRKISKVRTNAFVDFTCRQAAETVMQKLQGIKVGDQKFVIEWAKPSAQQSLHRMRNSDFDALLRLKCIANNWYIPVIIFGTYFEKVNIQYAAVLLRRDDCPLRFIIVTLLTKELVDIHARLCEVVVTLIDKIGGFPDCNYVFWVQRDTAHLLGAVNPNPHMAFIASHRVPKEFKLDLIEVIDLSWACAMLSKGTEKRLLQLYQQSFLVHDQFTFLTDFIFTQRIFGTIMPKYRSKPPLKYNLNDSQIVLALCYQVTGSNCSFAGREYNPWELTALDCGHNGLPFMTMTLLPLSLTQSRFATPYVLHQVIFGGTSYYSPAQSIMAPPLWISGVSYSESLKQIPSVPMVLGN, from the exons ATGATGATTTACAacaatatgtattattttcaagCAAATCCCCAAACCGTTGTCCAACAGCAGCATAGTTTACCTCATCCAGAAGAACAGTATTCAGAACAGTCTAACAATGTCCAAACTCCATCAATTTCACTACTTCCACCAACTTCATTACCTCCACCGATTCCATTAGCTCCACCAATTTCCCATCCTCCACCAAATCCACCCCCAATCCAACAAATGTATTCACTAATACAAACCAACGGACGAAAAGTCTATGGTCCACCCGACGACTGGGTTGGCCCGGCTCCAAGTAGTGCCTGCGAATTGTACATTCGCCGCATCCCAAAGACCACAAGCGAACACAAAATACTTGAACCATTCCTTAGATTTGGTAAAATCTATCAATTCCGAGTTCCCATTGACTTTGTCCAGGGAATCCGAGGTTACGCCTACGTCAGATACACAACCGAAGAAGATGCATGCTGCGCCATGGAAGTGCTTAACCACCACTTCATCGAACAAGGCAAAACCTTTGACATTGTGAATTCGTGCGAGAAATGTCGACTCTTTGTCAGCAACATTCCCAAACACTTGACCGAGGAAGAGATCGAATCGGAATTGAAGACGATCTTTCCTGCAATGCAACGAATTCATTCCAAAGGCGAAGTTAGAGGCAAAGACCAAAATCAGGGATATGTCTTTGTTAACTTTGCCACTCACAACGATGCTTTGGAAGCTAAAAAGCGCACTTGTCCGGGAATTATTCGACTCTGGGGCAATGACTTGAAGGTTGTTTGGGCCAATTCCGAAAGTGTGGATAACACATTATCC AATAAAACACTTTTCGTTCGAAATGTCGATCTGAAGCTAAACAACCGCGATCTGATCGATGTGATCGTCAAGCATGTTCCCAGGACGACCATCAGAAAGATCTCCAAAGTCCGAACGAATGCTTTTGTTGACTTTACTTGCCGGCAAGCAGCCGAAACCGTAATGCAGAAATTGCAAGGGATCAAAGTTGGCGACCAGAAGTTCGTCATTGAGTGGGCAAAGCCATCGGCACA ACAATCTCTTCATCGCATGCGAAATTCAGATTTTGATGCCCTTCTACGACTTAAATGCATTGCAAACAATTGGTATATCCCAGTGATCATCTTCGGAACCTACTTTGAAAAGGTTAACATTCAATATGCTGCAGTTTTGTTACGCCGCGATGATTGTCCACTTCGTTTCATTATCGTCACTTTACTAACAAAAGAGCTCGTTGACATTCACGCTCGTCTCTGCGAGGTTGTTGTAACATTGATCGATAAAATTGGCGGATTTCCCGATTGCAATTATGTTTTCTGGGTTCAGAGAGATACCGCTCATTTGC ttgGTGCAGTCAATCCTAATCCTCATATGGCATTTATTGCATCACATCGTGTTCCAAAAGAATTCAAACTCGATTTAATCGAAGTCATCGATCTAAGCTGGGCATGTGCCATGTTGTCAAAGGGAACTGAAAAACGACTCCTTCAGTTGTACCAGCAAAGTTTCCTAGTCCATGATCAATTCACATTCTTgactgattttatttttactcaacGAATCTTTGGAACAATCATGCCAAAGTACAGGAGCAAACCACctctaaaatataatttaaatgatTCACAAATTGTGTTGGCCCTGTGCTACCAAGTAACTGGTAGTAACTGCTCTTTCGCCGGCCGAGAATACAACCCTTGGGAACTGACTGCTCTAGATTGTGGTCACAATGGATTGCCATTCATGACTATGACACTCTTGCCACTCTCGCTGACTCAATCGAGATTTGCAACGCCATATGTTTTGCATCAAGTAATCTTTGGAGGCACAAGCTACTATTCTCCAGCACAGAGTATTATGGCTCCTCCTTTGTGGATATCGGGTGTTTCTTATTCCGAGTCCCTGAAGCAAATTCCTTCCGTACCCATGGTTTTgggtaattaa
- the LOC129910207 gene encoding uncharacterized protein LOC129910207 codes for MLYNNMYYFQANPQPLVQQQHNLPHPEEQYLEQSNNVQTPSIPLLPPTSMPPPTQLPPPIPLAPPNPPPIQQMYSLIQTNGRKVYGPPDDWVGPAPSSACELYIRRIPKTTSEHKILEPFLRFGKIYQFRVPIDFVQGIRGYAYVRYTTEEDACCAMEVLNHHFIEQGKTFDIVNSCEKCRLFVSNIPKHLTEEEIESELKTIFPAMQRIHSKGEVRGKDQNQGYVFVNFATHNDALEAKKRTCPGIIRLWGNDLKVVWANSESVDNTLSNKTLFVRNVDLKLNNRDLIDVIVKHVPRTTIRKISKVRTNAFVDFTCRQAAETVMQKLQGIKVGDQKFVIEWAKPSAQQSLHRMRNSDFDALLRLKCIANNWYIPVIIFGTYFEKVNIQYAAVLLRRDDCPLRFIIVTLLTKELVDIHARLCEVVVTLIDKIGGFPDCNYVFWVQRDTAHLLGAVNPNPHMAFIASHRVPKEFKLDLIEVIDLSWACAMLSKGTEKRLLQLYQQSFLVHDQFTFLTDFIFTQRIFGTIMPKYRSKPPLKYNLNDSQIVLALCYQVTGSNCSFAGREYNPWELTALDCGHNGLPFMTMTLLPLSLTQSRFATPYVLHQVIFGGTSYYSPAQSIMAPPLWISGVSYSESLKQIPSVPMVLGN; via the exons ATGTTGTAcaataatatgtattattttcaagCAAATCCGCAACCTCTTGTCCAACAACAGCATAATTTACCTCATCCGGAAGAACAGTATTTAGAACAGTCTAACAATGTTCAAACTCCATCAATTCCTTTACTTCCACCAACTTCAATGCCTCCGCCAACCCAATTACCTCCACCAATTCCATTAGCTCCTCCAAATCCACCCCCAATCCAACAAATGTATTCATTAATACAAACAAACGGTCGCAAAGTCTATGGTCCACCCGACGACTGGGTTGGCCCGGCTCCAAGTAGTGCCTGCGAATTGTACATTCGCCGCATCCCAAAGACCACAAGCGAACACAAGATCTTGGAACCATTCCTCCGATTTGGTAAAATCTATCAATTCCGAGTTCCCATTGACTTTGTCCAGGGAATCCGAGGTTACGCCTACGTCAGATACACAACCGAAGAAGATGCATGCTGCGCCATGGAAGTGCTTAACCACCACTTCATCGAACAAGGCAAAACCTTTGACATTGTGAATTCGTGCGAGAAATGTCGACTCTTTGTCAGCAACATTCCCAAACACTTGACCGAGGAAGAGATCGAATCGGAATTGAAGACGATCTTTCCTGCAATGCAACGAATTCATTCCAAAGGCGAAGTTAGAGGCAAAGACCAAAATCAGGGATATGTCTTTGTTAACTTTGCCACTCACAACGATGCTTTGGAAGCTAAAAAGCGCACTTGTCCGGGAATTATTCGACTCTGGGGCAATGACTTGAAGGTTGTTTGGGCCAATTCCGAAAGTGTGGATAACACATTATCC AATAAAACACTTTTCGTTCGAAATGTCGATCTGAAGCTAAACAACCGCGATCTGATCGATGTGATCGTCAAGCATGTTCCCAGGACGACCATCAGAAAGATCTCCAAAGTCCGAACGAATGCTTTTGTTGACTTTACTTGCCGGCAAGCAGCCGAAACCGTAATGCAGAAATTGCAAGGGATCAAAGTTGGCGACCAGAAGTTCGTCATTGAGTGGGCAAAGCCATCGGCACA ACAATCTCTTCATCGCATGCGAAATTCAGATTTTGATGCCCTTCTACGACTTAAATGCATTGCAAACAATTGGTATATCCCAGTGATCATCTTCGGAACCTACTTTGAAAAGGTTAACATTCAATATGCTGCAGTTTTGTTACGCCGCGATGATTGTCCACTTCGTTTCATTATCGTCACTTTACTAACAAAAGAGCTCGTTGACATTCACGCTCGTCTCTGCGAGGTTGTTGTAACATTGATCGATAAAATTGGCGGATTTCCCGATTGCAATTATGTTTTCTGGGTTCAGAGAGATACCGCTCATTTGC ttgGTGCAGTCAATCCTAATCCTCATATGGCATTTATTGCATCACATCGTGTTCCAAAAGAATTCAAACTCGATTTAATCGAAGTCATCGATCTAAGCTGGGCATGTGCCATGTTGTCAAAGGGAACTGAAAAACGACTCCTTCAGTTGTACCAGCAAAGTTTCCTAGTCCATGATCAATTCACATTCTTgactgattttatttttactcaacGAATCTTTGGAACAATCATGCCAAAGTACAGGAGCAAACCACctctaaaatataatttaaatgatTCACAAATTGTGTTGGCCCTGTGCTACCAAGTAACTGGTAGTAACTGCTCTTTCGCCGGCCGAGAATACAACCCTTGGGAACTGACTGCTCTAGATTGTGGTCACAATGGATTGCCATTCATGACTATGACACTCTTGCCACTCTCGCTGACTCAATCGAGATTTGCAACGCCATATGTTTTGCATCAAGTAATCTTTGGAGGCACAAGCTACTATTCTCCAGCACAGAGTATTATGGCTCCTCCTTTGTGGATATCGGGTGTTTCTTATTCCGAGTCCCTGAAGCAAATTCCTTCCGTACCCATGGTTTTgggtaattaa